From a single Bacteroidia bacterium genomic region:
- a CDS encoding HlyD family efflux transporter periplasmic adaptor subunit yields the protein MTENTYHNGHSLDSPKIELYSEEVQEIMGAIPHWIIRRGMIMMLAVVLGLLALSVVVHYPDMISARITLTTASPPVRIFARSSGKITQLMVENQAIVTEGTYLAVIENAANTASVFALEKLIAHLPSDKTQFSVWPGFDDLGELQSTYSAFIHALENDQFYTQSSTFRGTQEQLLSAQAEELVAMNQNLEEQLGFRQRETAIARAQFSASETLYAEGAISKVELESKEAALLQKELAGKQLHSQIFQNNIQISEYRKRIQELRQENLHSGFALSLSISDALQQLTAGIDNWKQNYLIVAPKKGRVEYLDIWAENQYVKAGDEVISIVPDSDEVLGKAIVSAFNAGKIQNGQRVNIRLDNYDYREFGMLTGEVRNISSLAKDGQYVLDIQLNSGLQTTHNTTIRFQSEMTGQAEIITRDISLLDRIFFQFRELLTPMLANG from the coding sequence ATGACAGAAAACACCTATCATAACGGCCACAGCCTCGATTCACCCAAAATCGAATTATACAGCGAGGAAGTGCAGGAAATCATGGGAGCGATTCCCCACTGGATTATCCGGAGAGGAATGATCATGATGTTGGCGGTAGTTTTGGGATTGCTGGCCCTGTCTGTAGTGGTTCATTATCCCGATATGATTTCGGCCCGGATAACCCTGACCACAGCATCTCCTCCTGTCAGAATCTTTGCCCGGAGCAGTGGCAAAATCACCCAATTGATGGTTGAGAATCAGGCCATAGTAACCGAAGGAACCTATCTCGCTGTCATTGAAAACGCAGCAAATACCGCTTCCGTTTTTGCACTTGAAAAACTAATCGCCCATCTTCCTTCTGACAAAACCCAATTCTCCGTCTGGCCGGGTTTCGACGATTTGGGAGAATTGCAGAGCACCTATTCGGCCTTCATCCATGCGCTGGAAAACGACCAGTTTTACACCCAGAGCAGCACCTTTCGCGGCACACAGGAGCAGTTATTGTCAGCACAGGCAGAAGAATTGGTGGCAATGAACCAGAATCTCGAAGAGCAGTTGGGTTTCCGGCAGCGGGAAACAGCGATTGCCCGGGCGCAATTTAGCGCCTCGGAGACCCTGTACGCCGAAGGAGCCATCTCCAAAGTAGAGCTCGAATCCAAAGAAGCAGCCCTGCTGCAGAAGGAGCTGGCGGGGAAACAATTACATTCGCAGATATTTCAGAACAACATCCAGATCAGCGAGTATCGGAAGCGTATTCAGGAACTGCGGCAGGAAAATCTGCATTCAGGCTTTGCGCTGAGTCTGAGCATCAGCGACGCCTTACAGCAGTTGACCGCAGGGATTGACAACTGGAAACAAAACTACCTGATTGTCGCCCCTAAAAAAGGCAGAGTAGAATATCTCGATATCTGGGCGGAAAACCAGTATGTAAAAGCAGGAGATGAAGTGATCAGCATTGTCCCGGATTCGGATGAAGTTTTGGGGAAAGCCATTGTATCAGCATTTAATGCCGGCAAAATCCAGAATGGCCAGCGGGTAAACATCAGGCTTGACAATTACGATTACCGCGAATTTGGCATGCTCACGGGCGAAGTCCGCAATATCTCCAGCCTCGCAAAAGACGGGCAGTATGTGCTTGACATCCAGCTAAATTCGGGCCTTCAGACCACACACAACACGACCATTCGATTCCAGTCAGAGATGACAGGCCAGGCCGAGATCATCACCCGCGACATCAGCCTGCTGGACAGGATTTTTTTCCAGTTTCGGGAGTTGTTGACGCCAATGTTAGCTAATGGTTAA